Proteins co-encoded in one Candida albicans SC5314 chromosome 3, complete sequence genomic window:
- a CDS encoding uncharacterized protein (Ortholog of C. dubliniensis CD36 : Cd36_81000, C. parapsilosis CDC317 : CPAR2_103050, Candida tenuis NRRL Y-1498 : CANTEDRAFT_116326 and Debaryomyces hansenii CBS767 : DEHA2G01958g) — MNSIDYSYPQKFVPTTVNLDLHINILKDTTTFEIIQQPIYKQFTNKTFQDPLNDILKISRQKINNYQLSLPEEEEEEEHSESELESDKENDIVGVSKTVNLNQSTPIKKLPPTIPSAAPAPIPLRNKKSDNLACHADNILRMAIDSTIISSNSFTINSFEEDDDDEEGEGVDDHDHDHDFLQENSLIQLLKYKNSKRELRFKPPVIKFDINADDINSVL; from the coding sequence ATGAATTCAATAGATTATTCATATCCTCAAAAATTTGTACCTACAACAGTTAATTTAGATTTACATATCAATATTCTTAAGGATACCACCACATTTGAAATAATACAACAACcaatttataaacaattcaCGAACAAAACTTTCCAAGATCCATTAAATgatatattgaaaattctgagacaaaaaatcaataactaTCAATTAAGTCTtccagaagaagaagaagaagaagaacatCTGGAATCAGAATTAGAAAgtgataaagaaaatgatattgTGGGAGTTTCAAAAACTGTTAATCTTAATCAATCAACACCAATAAAGAAGCTTCCACCAACTATACCTTCGGCTGCTCCTGCTCCAATTCCATtgagaaataaaaaactgGATAATTTGGCTTGTCATGCTGATAATATATTAAGAATGGCCATTGATTCAACTATTATAAGTTCTAATTCCTTCACCataaattcatttgaagaagatgacgaCGACGAAGAGGGGGAGGGAGTGGATGATCATGATCATGATCATGATTTTTTACAGgaaaattctttaattcaattattaaaatataaGAATTCGAAAAGAGAGTTAAGATTTAAACCTCCAgttattaaatttgatattaatgCAGATGATATTAATTCtgtattataa